In Candidatus Defluviilinea proxima, a single genomic region encodes these proteins:
- a CDS encoding DUF4435 domain-containing protein — translation MNSLNYSSKALDVLTEFHEKPYIVYVEGVDDIPFWNTIFKAFHIKNYILKPAGGSPELEKYCQSITTDNVDIFVARDTHFTEILKTKIIHPRIIWTYGHSIENSLYHPNNLAEVISIFSRSQSYDVSLAEKWLLQFTEEFRYLLIFELVNQKYNLGLEILGDACGKFVDPKKHHLTSKQTINERENELAQAIDKKKYKRCEKLFTMIASKKPIFFLIRGHFLTMAINSFIRHEGKNSSKKPPSISNESLYTNLVLILKNECISNSSRDDIQYLKNQLEVFT, via the coding sequence ATGAATAGTCTCAATTATTCAAGTAAAGCCCTTGATGTTCTTACAGAATTTCATGAAAAACCGTATATAGTTTATGTAGAAGGTGTTGATGATATTCCATTTTGGAATACAATTTTCAAAGCCTTTCACATAAAGAACTACATACTAAAGCCTGCCGGCGGTTCACCCGAATTAGAAAAATATTGCCAGTCAATAACAACTGACAATGTTGACATATTTGTGGCGAGAGACACTCATTTTACGGAAATACTAAAAACCAAAATAATTCACCCGAGAATTATTTGGACGTATGGACATTCTATAGAAAACTCGTTGTACCATCCTAACAACTTAGCAGAAGTTATATCTATTTTTTCTCGTTCTCAAAGTTACGATGTCTCCCTCGCCGAAAAATGGCTTCTTCAATTCACAGAAGAATTTAGATATTTATTGATTTTTGAACTTGTGAACCAAAAATACAATTTAGGGCTAGAAATTCTAGGAGATGCCTGTGGAAAGTTTGTCGATCCTAAAAAACATCACCTAACATCTAAGCAAACAATTAATGAGAGAGAAAACGAATTAGCTCAAGCTATTGATAAAAAAAAGTATAAAAGGTGCGAAAAGCTTTTCACTATGATTGCTTCAAAAAAACCTATATTCTTTCTGATAAGGGGGCATTTTCTTACTATGGCTATTAATAGCTTTATTCGTCACGAGGGTAAAAATTCAAGCAAGAAACCGCCTTCAATATCAAATGAAAGCCTATATACAAATCTCGTTTTAATACTTAAAAATGAATGTATCAGCAATTCATCGCGTGATGACATTCAGTATTTAAAAAACCAATTAGAAGTATTTACCTAG
- a CDS encoding AAA family ATPase, translated as MYLITRVEIEGFWGKYKIETDLHPDVNIFIGKNGTGKTTFINMLYAVLKVDLRTLLNLEFKKITILLRSEKSKTKKISVTKSESSESAIQNITYKLANKSYPFSISARDVELIERNMRRHSLISESLFELGRKISDLINISNLSVHRATSEYTNSPEDEFRASRRIDRPNTLPIDQRLNDLIGRLKGYQLILSKQADEISSNLQKDVLRSMLYNPNFDTFSLSPNSELELGKEKQELTKAYKELGALDEPTKQKIDKHIRVLNQSLASIRKAQDSKDQNYLRVDDIMPMSLLKRTQHVIDLALKAEQNKQNVFQLINLFLQTINEFIKDKDVSITANGDLEIKKGQKVILSPTISNISSGEKQLLILLTETLLQKSEPFIFFADEPELSLHIEWQAQIIPSIKKLNDSAQIIVATHSPEIAAGRKKNLISMEKILHE; from the coding sequence ATGTATCTAATAACTCGCGTAGAAATTGAAGGCTTTTGGGGGAAATACAAAATAGAAACTGACCTACATCCAGATGTAAATATTTTTATCGGAAAAAATGGGACTGGCAAAACCACCTTTATAAATATGCTATATGCTGTCCTCAAAGTTGATTTGAGGACATTGCTAAATCTTGAATTCAAAAAAATAACAATCTTATTAAGGAGTGAAAAATCAAAAACAAAGAAAATATCAGTCACAAAATCCGAATCTTCTGAATCTGCTATACAAAATATTACATACAAACTAGCAAACAAAAGCTATCCCTTTTCAATTTCTGCCAGAGATGTGGAACTCATCGAAAGAAACATGAGACGCCATTCACTTATTAGCGAATCTTTGTTTGAGCTTGGGAGAAAAATCTCAGACTTAATAAATATATCAAACTTATCAGTTCACAGAGCAACTTCTGAATACACAAATTCACCTGAGGATGAATTTCGAGCAAGTCGTCGCATAGATAGGCCAAACACACTACCTATTGATCAAAGACTCAACGACTTAATCGGACGCCTTAAAGGGTATCAGCTCATCCTCTCTAAGCAAGCGGATGAAATCTCATCTAATCTTCAAAAAGATGTTCTTCGCTCAATGTTATACAATCCAAATTTCGACACTTTTTCATTATCACCAAACAGCGAACTTGAATTAGGCAAGGAAAAACAAGAACTTACAAAAGCCTACAAAGAATTAGGTGCGCTTGATGAACCCACAAAGCAGAAAATTGACAAGCATATTCGTGTCCTCAATCAAAGCCTAGCAAGTATTCGAAAGGCTCAAGATAGCAAAGACCAAAATTATTTACGTGTTGATGATATTATGCCTATGTCTCTATTGAAAAGAACTCAACATGTCATCGATCTTGCACTAAAAGCCGAACAAAACAAGCAAAATGTATTTCAATTGATCAATTTATTTTTACAAACGATCAACGAATTCATAAAAGACAAGGATGTCTCAATCACCGCAAACGGGGATTTAGAAATCAAGAAGGGACAAAAAGTAATTTTGTCACCAACAATCTCCAATATCTCTTCGGGAGAAAAGCAACTTTTGATACTATTAACCGAGACTCTCTTACAAAAAAGTGAACCTTTTATTTTTTTCGCTGACGAACCAGAACTATCGCTACATATTGAATGGCAAGCTCAAATCATTCCGTCGATCAAAAAACTGAATGATTCCGCCCAAATCATAGTGGCGACCCACTCACCAGAAATTGCGGCGGGAAGAAAAAAGAACCTCATTTCAATGGAAAAAATTCTTCATGAATAG
- a CDS encoding DEAD/DEAH box helicase: MNFEQFNLDSRLMQGIKVAGYETPTPIQEAAIPAALRGRDIIGTAQTGTGKTAAFVLPILNKLLDGPRNQARALIVTPTRELAEQINQVIHALAVGTKLRSATIYGGVGAGNQIKALRAGAEILVACPGRLLDLIQQRHAKMEHIEVLVLDEADRMFDMGFLPDVKRIIKAVPERRQTMLFSATFPAEVELLASHSLVEPQKIAMGISRPAHTVTHALYPVPQHLKSGLLLKLLQQTDTDSVLIFTRTKHRADKIARQIAHAGHKVTSLHSNRTQGQRQTALSGFKSGHFRIMVATDIAARGLDIDSISHVINFDMPDTADAYIHRIGRTGRAQRTGDAFTLVTPEDNDMIRTLERIMKQPLERIILEDFDYSPPAPPRSANDHGRGAPRPPRPAPTPNRFSKNRLAPRRKK, translated from the coding sequence TTGAACTTTGAACAATTTAATCTGGATTCCCGCCTGATGCAGGGAATCAAGGTCGCTGGTTATGAAACCCCGACCCCTATTCAGGAAGCGGCCATTCCAGCCGCTCTGCGCGGACGTGACATCATTGGCACCGCACAGACGGGAACAGGCAAGACCGCCGCGTTCGTCCTCCCCATTCTCAACAAATTACTTGATGGTCCACGCAATCAGGCCCGCGCGCTGATCGTCACACCGACGCGCGAACTCGCGGAACAGATCAATCAAGTCATCCACGCGCTTGCAGTGGGGACAAAGCTGAGGAGCGCAACCATCTACGGCGGAGTCGGAGCCGGGAACCAGATCAAGGCCTTACGCGCCGGTGCAGAGATTCTCGTCGCGTGCCCAGGTCGCCTTTTGGATCTCATCCAACAACGTCATGCAAAAATGGAACATATCGAGGTGCTGGTGCTCGATGAAGCGGACCGCATGTTCGATATGGGCTTTCTGCCCGATGTGAAGCGCATCATCAAAGCGGTGCCCGAACGCAGACAAACCATGTTGTTCTCGGCGACTTTCCCTGCCGAAGTGGAATTGCTTGCTTCGCACTCGCTCGTCGAACCGCAAAAGATCGCGATGGGCATCAGCCGCCCCGCGCACACAGTGACGCATGCACTGTACCCCGTCCCTCAACATTTGAAATCTGGTTTGTTGTTGAAACTGCTCCAGCAGACCGATACCGACTCGGTGCTGATCTTCACCCGCACCAAACATCGCGCGGACAAGATCGCACGCCAGATCGCGCATGCGGGACATAAAGTCACGAGCCTGCATAGCAACCGCACACAGGGACAACGCCAGACCGCACTCAGCGGCTTCAAAAGCGGACACTTCCGCATCATGGTGGCCACCGACATCGCGGCACGCGGCCTCGATATTGACAGCATCTCACACGTCATCAACTTCGACATGCCCGATACTGCCGATGCTTACATTCATAGAATTGGACGTACCGGTCGCGCACAACGCACCGGCGACGCATTCACACTCGTCACCCCCGAAGACAATGACATGATCCGCACGCTCGAACGCATTATGAAACAACCGCTCGAACGGATCATTCTCGAGGACTTTGACTACTCGCCTCCCGCCCCACCGAGGTCTGCCAACGATCATGGACGCGGGGCACCTCGCCCTCCACGTCCCGCTCCCACGCCGAATCGATTTTCAAAGAATCGCTTGGCGCCGAGGCGTAAGAAGTAA
- a CDS encoding class I SAM-dependent methyltransferase — MQYSFPHYLLSKQSVDDRALNKDVLSALKSNLPQQPIHIIEVGAGVGTMLRRLMRWDVLRQCEYVIVDEMAENIEYASEWIKVWAVEAGLNVERSGQDQVRVYDEARDVHIQFERADVFDFIQKNKQPADLLIAHAFLDLLPMPESLTKLLTLTKGLAWLTINFDGVTSFEPMIDAALDEKIERLYHETMDTRATGGDSKSGRHLFGHLRSVGAGILAAGASDWVVHATSGKYLEDEKYFLHFILHFLEESLMGHAELDPDVFAAWLAQRRAQIELGELVYIAHQMDFLVKQIVEKTV; from the coding sequence ATGCAATATTCCTTCCCCCATTATTTATTATCCAAACAATCGGTGGATGACCGCGCTTTGAACAAGGATGTGTTGTCTGCGCTGAAGTCAAATTTACCGCAACAACCTATCCACATTATTGAGGTCGGCGCAGGGGTTGGAACGATGCTGAGACGGTTGATGCGGTGGGATGTACTCCGTCAATGCGAATATGTGATCGTGGATGAGATGGCAGAGAATATCGAATATGCGTCAGAGTGGATAAAGGTTTGGGCTGTTGAAGCAGGCTTGAACGTGGAAAGAAGCGGGCAAGATCAGGTTCGAGTGTATGACGAGGCTCGTGATGTCCACATACAGTTTGAGCGAGCGGACGTTTTCGATTTCATCCAAAAAAATAAACAACCCGCGGACTTATTGATCGCGCATGCGTTTTTGGATCTATTGCCAATGCCCGAGTCGTTGACAAAGTTACTCACGCTGACAAAAGGATTGGCATGGTTGACAATCAACTTTGACGGCGTGACATCGTTTGAGCCAATGATCGACGCGGCTTTGGACGAGAAGATCGAACGGTTATATCACGAGACGATGGACACGCGGGCAACAGGCGGCGACAGTAAAAGCGGACGACATTTGTTCGGGCACTTGCGAAGCGTAGGTGCAGGGATCCTTGCGGCGGGTGCTTCGGATTGGGTGGTGCATGCGACGAGTGGGAAATATTTGGAGGACGAGAAATATTTCCTCCATTTTATTTTGCACTTTCTGGAAGAGTCGCTGATGGGGCATGCCGAATTGGATCCAGATGTCTTTGCCGCATGGCTCGCACAACGGCGGGCACAGATCGAACTCGGTGAACTGGTATATATTGCGCATCAGATGGATTTTCTGGTGAAACAAATCGTAGAGAAAACCGTATAA
- a CDS encoding glycosyltransferase family 4 protein gives MKIGLVIYGSLDTVSGGYLYDRKLVEYLRAQGDTVEIISLPWRNYAAHLTDNFRFQLPKGLDILIQDELNHPSLIWANRGEHPYPVISLVHHLRCSELRPQWQNTFYRVVEKKYLQSVDGFIFNSKTTEGVVGETLENRGAENSKPSIVVYPPTDRFGDAISESEIAKRAKDSNFRILFLGNVIYRKGLHTLLKAVSGQQLAVSVDVVGGLKAEPQYAEEMQKFVIANGLSSKVKFHGSLDNGPLVEMYKRAHVMVVPSSYEGFGIVYLEGMGFGLPAIGTTAGAASEVITHGEDGYLIEPDDADALAKHLTELAMNRELLLKLSLNALKRYKSQPRWDETAKGIREFLSVIARGESPEAIPHAVTEIASGERTSPSQ, from the coding sequence ATGAAAATCGGGCTTGTCATTTACGGTTCGCTGGATACGGTCAGTGGCGGGTATCTATATGATCGCAAACTGGTGGAGTATTTGCGCGCGCAAGGTGACACAGTGGAGATCATATCTCTGCCGTGGAGGAATTACGCCGCGCATCTGACTGATAATTTTCGGTTTCAACTCCCCAAAGGTCTAGATATTCTGATCCAAGACGAACTCAATCACCCATCTTTGATCTGGGCCAATCGGGGGGAACATCCATATCCTGTGATTAGCCTTGTCCATCATCTGCGATGTTCGGAGTTGCGTCCGCAATGGCAGAATACTTTTTATCGAGTCGTCGAAAAGAAGTATCTGCAAAGTGTGGACGGATTCATCTTCAACTCCAAGACGACAGAAGGAGTAGTAGGTGAGACATTAGAGAATAGAGGAGCAGAGAATAGTAAACCTTCTATTGTTGTTTATCCGCCAACAGATAGATTCGGGGATGCGATTTCGGAAAGCGAAATTGCCAAACGCGCAAAAGACAGCAATTTTAGAATTTTGTTTTTGGGGAATGTGATCTATCGGAAGGGGTTACACACTTTATTGAAAGCAGTCAGCGGTCAGCAGTTAGCAGTTAGCGTGGATGTGGTCGGAGGATTGAAGGCAGAGCCACAATATGCGGAGGAGATGCAGAAGTTCGTTATCGCCAATGGACTATCATCCAAGGTCAAGTTTCATGGCTCACTGGACAATGGTCCGCTTGTTGAGATGTATAAGCGAGCGCATGTGATGGTTGTGCCATCGAGTTATGAGGGGTTTGGGATTGTCTATCTCGAAGGGATGGGATTTGGCCTGCCTGCCATTGGGACAACGGCAGGAGCGGCGAGTGAGGTCATTACACATGGAGAAGATGGGTATTTGATCGAACCTGATGACGCCGATGCGCTCGCGAAGCACCTCACTGAACTTGCTATGAACCGCGAGTTATTGTTGAAGTTGTCTTTGAATGCATTGAAGAGATACAAGTCCCAGCCGAGGTGGGATGAGACGGCAAAAGGCATAAGAGAGTTTCTTTCCGTCATTGCGAGGGGCGAAAGCCCCGAAGCAATCCCCCATGCGGTGACGGAGATTGCTTCGGGCGAAAGAACATCGCCCTCGCAATGA
- a CDS encoding 6-carboxytetrahydropterin synthase, giving the protein MYTLGVRRDFIARHFLIGGDWGPENFPNSHHYILELQLEGKELDQHGYLVDIVDVEKHLDEIVSYYKDQMLNEKPEFAGLNPSIEHFARILATSLSERIKAKNISVLKVVLWENESAWAAYSVDRLAS; this is encoded by the coding sequence ATGTACACTCTTGGCGTTCGTCGCGACTTCATCGCAAGACACTTCCTTATCGGCGGAGACTGGGGGCCTGAAAACTTTCCCAACTCACATCATTACATCCTTGAGTTGCAACTGGAAGGGAAAGAACTCGACCAACACGGCTATCTTGTAGACATCGTGGATGTTGAGAAACATCTCGATGAAATCGTGAGTTATTACAAAGATCAAATGCTCAACGAGAAACCTGAGTTCGCAGGGTTGAATCCTTCCATTGAGCATTTCGCGCGGATACTGGCTACTTCGTTGAGTGAGCGCATCAAAGCGAAGAATATCTCTGTGTTGAAGGTGGTACTGTGGGAGAACGAATCCGCGTGGGCAGCATATTCCGTTGACAGGTTGGCAAGTTAG
- a CDS encoding 2-phosphosulfolactate phosphatase, translating to MKFHYTNLESCHEATGVVVVIDVLRAFTNAAFAFSRGAKEIYPVSGVDEALQLKTKIANSLVCGEEGGLPPEGFDFGNSPTQTRELDLADKIIVQRTGAGTQGITRSVKAEIMLATSFVVASATTEYIRHLAPETLTFVVTGQYAPEHGDEDLACAEYLELLLKDKQPDPVTFIERVIRSRDAIKHLDPHIPEFPRSDLDHCTSIDAFDFAMLVTKENGRPVMRAVQP from the coding sequence ATGAAATTCCATTACACCAACCTTGAATCCTGCCACGAAGCGACGGGTGTAGTCGTGGTCATTGATGTTTTGCGCGCGTTTACAAATGCCGCCTTTGCATTTTCGCGCGGAGCAAAAGAAATATATCCCGTCAGCGGCGTAGACGAAGCGTTACAACTGAAAACAAAGATCGCTAATTCGCTGGTATGCGGCGAGGAAGGCGGACTTCCACCTGAAGGTTTTGACTTTGGCAACTCCCCCACCCAAACAAGGGAATTGGATTTAGCCGACAAAATCATCGTACAACGCACAGGTGCAGGGACGCAAGGCATCACACGTAGCGTGAAAGCTGAAATCATGCTGGCAACAAGTTTTGTTGTAGCAAGTGCAACGACAGAGTACATTCGGCATCTTGCACCTGAAACATTGACCTTTGTTGTTACAGGGCAATATGCTCCAGAACATGGCGATGAAGATCTCGCATGCGCAGAATACCTTGAATTACTACTGAAAGACAAGCAACCTGACCCAGTCACTTTTATCGAGCGTGTGATTCGATCACGAGATGCAATCAAACATCTTGACCCTCATATCCCTGAGTTCCCAAGATCAGACCTGGATCATTGCACAAGTATCGACGCATTCGACTTTGCCATGCTCGTCACAAAAGAAAACGGACGCCCTGTAATGCGTGCCGTACAACCCTGA
- a CDS encoding zinc-binding alcohol dehydrogenase — MRARTVFFTAPKQVEIREQQLLSLKDNEVLVETICSSISAGTEMLVYRGQFPHVVDSHDSVSSDLKYPLAYGYANVGQITEIGKQVDISFLNKIVFGFAPHTSAYICDPSSLIFAPASFPAEACSFLPNMETAVNLIQDAAPLLGERVLVLGQGVIGLLVASLLKEFPLELLVTSDRYELRRRSSLAIGVNDSFDPTLIHRKNEQTNTTTPQSAYAQSFDLTFELSGSPSALNDAIAMTTFSGRVVIGSWYGEKKAPIDLGGAFHRSRIQLISSQVSTIAPALSGRWDKARRFGVAWEALKRIQPQKWITHRFPIEEADQAYQLLDENPQETIQVIFTYGK, encoded by the coding sequence ATGAGAGCACGCACTGTATTTTTCACTGCGCCTAAACAGGTTGAAATTCGCGAACAACAATTACTATCGTTGAAAGATAACGAGGTGCTGGTCGAAACGATCTGCTCCTCCATCAGCGCGGGGACAGAAATGCTTGTGTACCGCGGGCAATTTCCGCACGTTGTTGATTCACACGATAGCGTGAGCAGTGATCTTAAATATCCATTGGCATATGGATACGCAAATGTTGGGCAGATTACTGAAATAGGAAAACAAGTAGATATTTCTTTTCTCAATAAAATCGTTTTCGGATTTGCTCCGCACACATCAGCCTATATCTGCGATCCTTCATCCTTGATCTTCGCCCCCGCTTCTTTCCCAGCTGAGGCCTGCTCCTTCCTCCCAAACATGGAAACCGCTGTGAACTTGATCCAGGATGCCGCACCGCTTCTCGGTGAACGCGTCCTCGTGTTGGGACAAGGCGTGATTGGCTTATTGGTTGCTTCGCTATTGAAAGAATTTCCATTGGAATTGTTGGTCACCTCTGATCGTTATGAATTACGGAGGAGATCATCGCTTGCAATTGGCGTCAACGATTCGTTCGATCCAACATTGATCCATCGTAAAAACGAACAAACAAACACCACAACACCCCAATCTGCCTACGCGCAAAGCTTTGATTTGACTTTCGAGTTGAGTGGCTCCCCGTCCGCGTTGAACGATGCGATTGCAATGACAACTTTCAGCGGACGTGTTGTCATCGGTTCTTGGTATGGAGAGAAGAAAGCGCCGATCGATCTGGGTGGTGCATTTCATCGGTCACGCATTCAGTTGATCTCTTCACAGGTCAGCACCATAGCTCCAGCGTTGAGCGGGCGCTGGGATAAGGCACGCAGGTTCGGGGTCGCATGGGAGGCGTTGAAACGAATCCAACCACAGAAGTGGATCACGCATCGCTTTCCTATTGAAGAAGCAGATCAGGCGTATCAATTACTGGATGAAAATCCACAAGAGACAATTCAGGTAATCTTTACATATGGAAAATAA
- a CDS encoding flippase-like domain-containing protein, which produces MNNKPLRRALIAIILVVLLYFALRNAPLIEIWNTLRQLQFWQIATLIIINVLIYALITLRWWIIVRAESKAISYLPLIAVRLAVFGVSYFTLGPQVGGEPLQVLYLQRKYGITYTRATASVLMDKLLEFLANFFLLALGMTAIFQAGFISRNGSSSLVSLSGLVILFLLPPIHIILMMRGIYPLSAILRKISNNRFVRFVAASERMAGTFCRRHFSALLSATAISILAAVGMVSEYFLITSFLHIDLSLSQTIAAWTAGWLAFLVPLPGGLGALEASQVVALGTFGVAAASAISVTFLIRGRDLLLGGIGLLLAGHGFKDTITK; this is translated from the coding sequence GTGAATAACAAACCGCTTAGGCGCGCACTCATCGCTATCATACTAGTCGTTCTACTTTACTTTGCCCTGCGTAACGCGCCGCTTATCGAGATATGGAACACACTTAGGCAACTACAATTCTGGCAGATTGCCACACTAATTATCATCAACGTATTGATCTACGCGCTCATTACTTTGCGCTGGTGGATCATTGTCCGAGCAGAGAGCAAAGCCATTTCCTATCTCCCATTGATCGCGGTGCGACTCGCCGTGTTCGGGGTAAGTTATTTCACACTGGGTCCGCAAGTGGGTGGTGAACCATTACAGGTTTTATATCTACAACGCAAATACGGTATCACTTATACACGTGCAACCGCATCTGTGCTGATGGATAAGCTTCTTGAGTTTCTCGCCAATTTCTTTCTGCTGGCGCTGGGAATGACAGCCATCTTTCAAGCAGGATTCATCTCCAGAAACGGAAGCAGTTCTCTCGTGAGTCTGAGCGGGCTTGTCATCCTGTTTTTACTGCCCCCCATTCATATCATCCTGATGATGCGCGGAATCTATCCCCTTTCCGCGATCTTGCGAAAAATATCGAACAACAGATTTGTGCGTTTCGTTGCCGCATCTGAACGGATGGCTGGCACATTCTGTCGCAGACATTTTTCAGCACTACTATCTGCCACCGCAATTTCAATTCTTGCCGCAGTGGGAATGGTGAGCGAATATTTTCTGATCACTTCGTTCTTGCACATTGACCTTTCGCTTTCTCAAACCATCGCGGCATGGACGGCAGGCTGGCTTGCATTTCTTGTGCCGTTACCCGGCGGATTGGGTGCGCTCGAAGCAAGTCAGGTTGTGGCGCTGGGCACATTCGGTGTAGCGGCGGCTTCTGCGATCAGCGTGACGTTCTTGATTCGCGGGCGCGATCTGTTACTCGGAGGGATCGGCTTACTTCTCGCAGGGCATGGATTCAAAGATACAATTACAAAATGA
- a CDS encoding 1-acyl-sn-glycerol-3-phosphate acyltransferase, producing MPSQLDTLTQINLDDLVSSFGWEKYPLLATPLRFLFANPARKFAEQMVEFDNAVGHANLAEASRTLMRKLYVRDVRVHGHENISQDEPALFLSNHPGMADTISLFAAINRPDLNIIALHRPFLVSLTNVTRNLAYISDEDAERMRAVRQISSHLKKGGAALTFPAGKIEPDPSVYPGAFDSLSNWTDSAGVFIRFARETKIVPVLVSGVVWEKTAHHWLTHIKRTRFEREKLAAALQLLAMVTRNARPTTVHVQFAKPITLDEVGSTDAEAIHQVVLERMKRLIETTPKDDGMSAL from the coding sequence ATGCCATCCCAACTCGACACTCTCACCCAAATCAACCTCGACGATCTCGTCTCCTCCTTCGGGTGGGAGAAGTATCCGTTACTGGCAACTCCTCTGCGCTTCTTATTTGCCAACCCCGCCCGAAAATTTGCAGAACAAATGGTGGAGTTTGATAACGCAGTCGGGCACGCAAACCTCGCTGAAGCATCGCGAACGCTCATGCGAAAACTATACGTCCGTGATGTGCGCGTGCATGGACATGAAAATATTTCCCAAGACGAACCCGCCTTATTTCTATCCAATCATCCTGGCATGGCAGATACTATCAGTCTCTTCGCCGCCATCAACCGCCCCGACCTCAACATCATCGCACTACATCGTCCGTTTTTAGTTTCACTCACAAACGTGACTCGCAATCTCGCCTACATTAGCGATGAAGATGCTGAACGAATGCGCGCCGTTCGACAAATCTCCAGTCATTTGAAAAAAGGCGGAGCGGCGCTCACCTTTCCTGCTGGGAAGATCGAACCCGATCCCAGCGTATACCCAGGCGCATTCGACTCTCTCAGCAATTGGACCGACTCGGCTGGCGTCTTTATCCGTTTTGCGCGGGAGACTAAGATCGTCCCCGTTCTTGTCAGCGGAGTAGTTTGGGAGAAAACTGCACACCACTGGTTGACTCATATCAAGCGCACGCGTTTTGAACGCGAGAAACTTGCCGCAGCCCTGCAATTGCTTGCCATGGTCACACGCAATGCAAGGCCGACAACTGTCCACGTGCAGTTTGCGAAGCCCATTACACTGGACGAAGTTGGATCAACAGACGCGGAAGCCATTCATCAAGTGGTACTCGAAAGAATGAAGAGATTGATCGAAACAACTCCTAAAGATGACGGGATGTCTGCGTTGTGA
- a CDS encoding ATP-dependent Clp protease adaptor ClpS, producing MPSHPIPEIEIIEETETELEPFYKVIIHNDHVTPMDFVVHVLKNHFYLSNDKAADIMFMAHYYGTAYVQTLAKSEAEKRIAKAHFEANNAGYPLKFTMEPE from the coding sequence ATGCCATCCCATCCTATCCCTGAAATCGAGATCATCGAAGAAACTGAGACGGAGCTCGAACCGTTCTACAAGGTCATCATCCATAATGACCACGTCACGCCCATGGATTTTGTGGTCCATGTCCTGAAGAATCATTTCTACTTGTCGAATGACAAAGCCGCAGATATCATGTTCATGGCACATTACTACGGCACCGCCTATGTACAAACGCTCGCCAAGTCTGAAGCAGAAAAACGGATCGCCAAAGCGCATTTTGAAGCAAACAACGCAGGCTACCCATTGAAATTCACAATGGAACCTGAATAA
- a CDS encoding aldo/keto reductase yields MKYETIPTLTLPKIGYGTWSLGGGSFADPQLDSASMTALLSALETGYTHFDTAEYYAAGHAEELLGRAIRETNTKREDVFITTKVSPEHLSYDNVLHSCENSLRRLNMDYIDLYLIHWPGKGVDYEETFRALNKLVRDGKVKHLGVSNFKLKLLKQAHSLSETPLITNQVPYSLPDKTYVDNGVLEYCQQNNITVTAYSPIKFRSMNTNKVLGAVAKTHSATPYQIALTWLVMQPRVITIPMSFNPQHIKENFEAADIELTEKEMAQLSSAWNK; encoded by the coding sequence ATGAAATACGAAACTATCCCCACTCTGACTCTCCCCAAAATCGGATACGGCACATGGAGCCTCGGCGGCGGCTCTTTTGCCGACCCGCAACTTGATTCTGCTTCGATGACCGCTCTCCTCTCTGCATTAGAAACTGGCTACACCCACTTCGACACAGCAGAGTATTACGCCGCAGGTCATGCAGAAGAACTGCTCGGGCGCGCCATTCGTGAGACAAACACCAAACGTGAAGATGTCTTCATCACCACCAAAGTTTCTCCCGAACATCTTTCCTATGACAATGTGCTCCATTCGTGCGAAAACTCTCTGCGCCGCCTCAACATGGACTATATCGACCTGTACCTCATCCACTGGCCCGGCAAAGGTGTAGACTACGAAGAGACATTCCGTGCGTTGAATAAACTCGTCCGCGATGGCAAGGTCAAACATCTGGGTGTCAGCAACTTCAAGCTCAAACTTCTCAAGCAGGCACATTCACTTTCCGAAACCCCGCTTATCACCAACCAAGTCCCTTACAGCCTGCCAGATAAAACCTACGTGGATAACGGTGTACTTGAATATTGTCAACAAAACAACATCACAGTGACAGCCTATTCCCCCATCAAATTCCGAAGCATGAATACCAACAAGGTTTTGGGAGCGGTCGCCAAAACGCATTCTGCCACACCTTACCAGATCGCATTGACGTGGCTCGTCATGCAACCACGCGTTATCACGATTCCCATGTCATTCAACCCACAGCACATCAAAGAGAACTTTGAAGCGGCAGATATCGAACTCACCGAAAAGGAAATGGCTCAGCTTTCCAGCGCGTGGAACAAATAA